Proteins from one Anthonomus grandis grandis chromosome 8, icAntGran1.3, whole genome shotgun sequence genomic window:
- the LOC126739822 gene encoding pinin: MATEILKSFSHLQSELEEARSSLKGVDENIKKLIGRDPNEITPRQPIKRTLEEPKTRQSFSKFTRYESDDSPKPRRNQSSLSVFKRLSDKVPDDHVRLPSKGLISKVIAAPKEVPSRQAVLDKQNKDVKFKERNRRMFGALLGTLQRFQQEETKLKKKEDKRTQIEKKIEEHEKQEKEEIKKERQELFLNRKKKQQEIRMIELKMLRMKEYTVWEQTQKPRMNFIISKAKPHIHYLPRRMCDKSNELLDKSKKNIEEQIEKRRKEVFEELSHIEERMKKNFEFRNHIEKKEGEEEEQEKTGDKHDRHQSDSELDEDGDALITTLSPEHKPQIEEKVAEENQETSNNQEEENKTLNPQEAFTEEDSQKNETQLDEQVDPEINHELSNKVEEPVVTIKAEVNTDNCQNSDTTYTAVTEGDQNTSVVENNESM, from the exons ATGGCGACAGAAATCTTAAAATCGTTCAGTCATCTGCAATCGGAACTAGAAGAGGCGAGAAGCAGCCTTAAGGGGGTCGATGAAAACATTAAGAAACTCATCGGTAGAGACCCCAACGAAATAACACCCCGCCAGCCCATAAAACGGACCCTGGAAGAGCCCAAGACGCGACAATCGTTTTCCAAATTCACCCGTTATGAAAGCGATGATAGTCCGAAGCCTAGACGAAACCAAAGTTCACTGTCAGTGTTTAAAAGGTTGTCTGATAAAGTACCTGATGATCATGTAAGACTACCTTCAAAGGGGCTGATAAGCAAAGTTATTGCAGCCCCTAAAGAAGTGCCTAGTAGGCAGGCTGTGCTTGATAAGCAAAATAAAGATGTAAAGTTTAAGGAGAGGAATAGGAGAATGTTTGGTGCCTTGTTAGGTACTTTACAGAGGTTTCAGCAAGAGGAGACTAAGTTAAAGAAGAAG gaagATAAGAGGAcccaaatagaaaaaaaaattgaagaacatgaaaaacaagaaaaagaagaaatcaAAAAGGAGAGgcaagaactatttttaaacagGAAAAAGAAGCAACAAGAAATCAGGATGATAGAACTGAAAATGCTCAGAATGAAAGAGTATACTGTATGGGAACAGACACAGAAACCTagaatgaattttattatttccaaagcAAAACCCCATATACACTACCTTCCTAGGAGGATGTGTGATAAAAGCAATGAATTACTGGACAAATCTAAAAAGAATATTGAAGAGCAAATTGAAAAACGGAGGAAAGAGGTGTTTGAAGAACTGAGCCACATAGAGGAAAGGATGAAGAAGAACTTTGAGTTCAGAAATCACATTGAAAAGAAAGAGGGAGAAGAGGAGGAACAGGAAAAAACTGGCGATAAACATGATCGGCATCAAAGTGATAGTGAACTGGATGAAGATGGAGATGCATTAATAACTACACTATCACCAGAGCATAAGCCACAAATTGAGGAAAAAGTAGCAGAGGAAAATCAAGAAACATCTAATAATCAGgaggaagaaaataaaactttaaatcctCAGGAGGCTTTTACAGAAGAAGATTCACAAAAAAATGAGACTCAGTTAGATGAACAAGTTGATCCAGAAATTAATCATGAACTATCTAATAAAGTTGAGGAGCCAGTGGTGACTATAAAAGCAGAGGTGAACACTGATAACTGTCAAAACAGTGATACCACTTACACAGCTGTCACTGAGGGTGATCAGAATACTTCTGTAGTGGAGAACAATGAAAGTATGTGA